The DNA region CAGACTCCGGCTCCGGCAATCTGGCTATGCGCAATTGCGGCGTTTTTGGCTTCGGTTTACAGCGGAGCTTATGCCGTCGTCACAGCCATCAGCACCATCGGTTTGTACATTTCCTACATCCTGCCGGTCTGGCTGCACTGGCGCGCCGGGTCGAAGCTCGAACGTGGCCCCTGGCATTTAGGCAAATACAGCCGCACGCTGAATGTGGTGGCCATTCTTTGGGTCATTTTTTTGTGCGTAATTTTGTGCCTGGCCGACGCCAAAACCTGGAAATCAATCCTGGCGGTCACTTTTCTGCTGGCGCTCTGGTATGGCACTTACGAACGCCGTCACTTTCGCGGCCCTGAGTGGTCGAATCAATAGGAGTCATTTTATGCGTCCTCCAATTTTCCGAATCCTGATCTTCTCTGCCCTGGTCGCGATGCTAACCATGGCGACTCTCCCTTCTTCCGCGCAGGAAAAGAAGCTGAACTGGTACAAAGGCAACACGCACACGCACACCGTCAACAGCGACGGCGATTCGACGCCCGACGAAGTCGTCCGCTGGTATCGTGAACACGGCTACAACTTTCTGGTGTTGTCGGATCACAACTACCTGACCGAAGTCGGCGGGTTGAATTCCGTCTTCGCCGCAACGGAAAAGTTTCTGTTGATCCCCGGCGAAGAAATCACCGATAAGTTTGAAAAGAAAGACATTCACATCAACGGTTTGAATCCGCGCGAGTTGGTGAAACCGCAACACGGCGATAGCGTTGTGGCGACCATTCAAAACGACGTCAACGCCATTCGCAAAGTCGAAGGCGTTCCGCACGTCAATCATCCAAACTTCAATTGGTCAATCACCACCGACGACCTGAAACGAATCAAAAACCTGAAATTGTTCGAGATTTACAACGGACATCCGACCGTCAACAACCTGGGCGGCGGGGGCGTTCCAGGCTTGGAAACGATGTGGGACGACATCCTTTCCGCCGGAATGTTGCTGTATGGCATTGCCGTTGACGATGCGCATTACTTCAAAACGCCGGAAGACAGGACGAAAGCGCGTCCAGGGTTCGGCTGGGTGGTTGTTCGCGCGGAGAAGCTGGCAACAACGGACATCCTGCAAGCGATGGAGCGCGGCGATTTTTACGCTTCGACCGGCGTCACATTGCGGGATTACCAGGCCGACAAAAAGCAAATTACGCTCACCATCGCCGAACAACCCGCGACCAGCAAATACACTGTGCAGTTCATCGGCCAATGGGGCAAAGTGTTGAAAGAAGTGGCAAATAATCCGGCAAGTTACACATTCAAAGGTGACGAAATGTACGTCCGCGCCAAAGTCATCGAATCGAACGGGAAATTCGCCTGGACGCAACCGATATTTTTGAAGCAGTAGAGCAACCTGCCGAGGTTGCTTCGCATGCTGCCCAAACATCTTTTGAGAACACTAGGCAACCTCGGCAGGTTGCCCTACTCTTTTTCGACAATGAACGAAAACAAAATCAAAGGAATGCTCAGCGTAGAGCGATTGCGCGAACTGGTCGCGCAGGAACAAATCGAAACCGTTATCGTCGGCTTCACGGATCACTATGGGCGATTGGTCGGGAAACGATACGACGCTGAAATGTTTATCGCCGACACCATTGCGCACGGAACGCACGGTTGCGATTACCTGCTGACCGTGGATATGGAAATGGAGCCGGTGCCGGGTTACAAATTCGCTAACTGGGAATTGGGCTACGGCGATTTTCATCTGGTGCCGGATCTGGCGACACTACGCATGGCAAGCTGGCTGGACAAAACGGCATTGGTGATATGCGATGTGGAAAACGAAAAGACGCATTCGCCGATAAGCGTCGCGCCGCGTTCGATCTTGCGAAAGCAAATTGAAGTCGCACGCAGTTTGGGATTTGAGAGCTTCGCCGCATCGGAATTGGAGTATTACCTGTTTGAAAACAGTTACCGCCAGGCCAACGAGCAAGCCTACCAAACGCTGACGCCTGCCGGTTGGTATCTGGAGGATTACCACATCCTGCAAGGCACCCGAACTGAAGCTTTCACCGCCGCCGCTCGGCGTCACTTGAAGAATTCCGGTGTGCCGGTCGAGAACTCCAAAGGTGAATGGGGCCTGGGGCAGCACGAATTAAACGTGCGCTATGCCGACGCGCTGGAAATGGCCGACCGGCACATTGTTTACAAGCAATGCCTGAAAGAAATTGCCGAGGCCATGGGACTCAGCGTCACCTTTATGGCCAAGTTCGCCGCTGACCGCGCCGGTTCCAGTTGCCACATTCATTTCAGTTTATGGCGCGACGGCCAGAACGCCTTTGCCGGAGATAAAGAGTTTGGCCCGGTGAAATGCCCAATTTTGTGTAGTGATGAGTTTCGCTGGTTTCTGGGCGGATGGATGGCGCATGTGTACGACGTGATGCCGTTTTATGCGCCGACTGTAAACTCGTATAAACGATACGTAGACGGTTCGTGGGCGCCAACGCGCTTGGCGTGGAGCCATGACAATCGCACCGGAGGTTTCCGCGTCGTCGGCAGCGGCAATAGCTTGCGCATCGAATGCCGCATTCCCGGCGCCGACGCGAATCCATGCTTGGCGTTTGCTGCTTCGCTGGCGTCGGGCCTCGACGGCATCGCCAACAAAATCGAACCGCCGGAATGTTTTGTCGGCGACATTTACGCCGCGAAATCTTTACCACGTGTTCCCTACACCCTGGCCGAAGCGACCGACAAATTCGAAGCCAGTGAATTTGCCAAACGCGCTTTGGGCGAAGATGTCGTTGAACATTACACCCATTTTTTCCGCACCGAACAATCGGCGTTCAATTCGACGGTGACCGATTGGGAGCGCAAACGATACTTCGAGCGAATATGATGTTCGTCTTTCTTATGAGCTTATTTGGCATCGCAGCGATTGTGCTGGCACTGGTCGTATACGTGGTGCTGATTACCACGTTTATGACCTGGGGCAGCAAACTATTGAATGAAGCTACCGCCAAATTTGAGAACTGGCTGCCGCAATGGGTGCGCGAAAACGGCTGGCAA from Acidobacteriota bacterium includes:
- a CDS encoding glutamine synthetase; protein product: MNENKIKGMLSVERLRELVAQEQIETVIVGFTDHYGRLVGKRYDAEMFIADTIAHGTHGCDYLLTVDMEMEPVPGYKFANWELGYGDFHLVPDLATLRMASWLDKTALVICDVENEKTHSPISVAPRSILRKQIEVARSLGFESFAASELEYYLFENSYRQANEQAYQTLTPAGWYLEDYHILQGTRTEAFTAAARRHLKNSGVPVENSKGEWGLGQHELNVRYADALEMADRHIVYKQCLKEIAEAMGLSVTFMAKFAADRAGSSCHIHFSLWRDGQNAFAGDKEFGPVKCPILCSDEFRWFLGGWMAHVYDVMPFYAPTVNSYKRYVDGSWAPTRLAWSHDNRTGGFRVVGSGNSLRIECRIPGADANPCLAFAASLASGLDGIANKIEPPECFVGDIYAAKSLPRVPYTLAEATDKFEASEFAKRALGEDVVEHYTHFFRTEQSAFNSTVTDWERKRYFERI
- a CDS encoding PHP domain-containing protein, which produces MRPPIFRILIFSALVAMLTMATLPSSAQEKKLNWYKGNTHTHTVNSDGDSTPDEVVRWYREHGYNFLVLSDHNYLTEVGGLNSVFAATEKFLLIPGEEITDKFEKKDIHINGLNPRELVKPQHGDSVVATIQNDVNAIRKVEGVPHVNHPNFNWSITTDDLKRIKNLKLFEIYNGHPTVNNLGGGGVPGLETMWDDILSAGMLLYGIAVDDAHYFKTPEDRTKARPGFGWVVVRAEKLATTDILQAMERGDFYASTGVTLRDYQADKKQITLTIAEQPATSKYTVQFIGQWGKVLKEVANNPASYTFKGDEMYVRAKVIESNGKFAWTQPIFLKQ